A region of Ochotona princeps isolate mOchPri1 chromosome 2, mOchPri1.hap1, whole genome shotgun sequence DNA encodes the following proteins:
- the GJB5 gene encoding gap junction beta-5 protein has translation MNWGVFEGLLSGVNKYSTAFGRIWLSLVFIFRVLVYLVTAERVWSDDHKDFDCNTRQPGCSNVCFDEFFPVSHVRLWALQLILVTCPSLLVVMHVAYREAREKKHQEIVGKDGGRLYLNPGKKRGGLWWTYVCSLVFKAGVDAAFLYVFHSFYPNYTLPPVVKCHAAPCPNTVDCFIAKPSEKNIFTLFMVITAIICILLNLVELTYLVGKRCRECLGARRAQNTYLRSHPDSVCKQDDLFSGDLIFLGCDTPPPLLPDCPRDNVKKTIL, from the coding sequence ATGAACTGGGGGGTCTTTGAGGGACTCCTGAGCGGCGTCAACAAGTACTCCACGGCCTTCGGGCGCATCTGGCTGTCTCTGGTCTTCATCTTCCGCGTGCTGGTGTACCTGGTGACAGCAGAGCGCGTCTGGAGCGACGACCACAAGGATTTTGACTGCAACACCCGCCAGCCGGGCTGCTCCAACGTCTGCTTCGATGAGTTCTTCCCCGTGTCCCACGTGCGCCTCTGGGCCCTGCAGCTCATTCTGGTCACGTGCCCGTCACTGCTTGTGGTCATGCACGTGGCCTACCGGGAGGCCCGAGAGAAGAAGCATCAGGAGATAGTCGGAAAGGACGGCGGGCGCCTCTACCTGAACCCCGGCAAGAAGCGGGGTGGGCTGTGGTGGACATACGTCTGCAGCCTGGTGTTCAAGGCCGGCGTGGATGCCGCCTTTCTCTACGTGTTCCATTCCTTCTACCCCAATTACACCCTCCCCCCCGTGGTCAAGTGCCACGCAGCTCCGTGTCCCAACACCGTGGACTGTTTCATCGCCAAGCCCTCGGAGAAAAACATCTTCACCCTGTTCATGGTTATCACAGCCATCATTTGCATCCTGCTTAACCTGGTAGAGCTCACCTACCTGGTGGGTAAGAGGTGTCGTGAGTGCCTGGGGGCCAGGAGGGCCCAGAACACCTACCTGAGGTCTCACCCGGACTCTGTCTGCAAACAGGACGACCTCTTCTCAGGGGACCTCATCTTCCTGGGCTGTGACACTCCCCCACCTCTCTTGCCAGACTGTCCTCGAGACAATGTGAAGAAAACCATCCTGTGA
- the GJB4 gene encoding gap junction beta-4 protein, which yields MNWAFLQGLLSGVNKYSTALGRIWLSVVFIFRVLVYVVAAEDVWDDEQKDFDCNTRQPGCTNVCYDEFFPVSHVRLWALQLILVTCPSLLVVMHVAYREDRERKHRLKHGPNAPPLYSNLGKKRGGLWWTYLLSLIFKAAVDSAFLYIFHRLYQDYDMPRVVACSVEPCPHTVNCYISRPTEKKVFTYFMVATAAVCILLNLSEVAYLVGKRCLEIFSPKHRHSRRRGDMCPPYILSYREHTQNGDSVPMKAVPAAVDTGMFP from the coding sequence ATGAACTGGGCATTTCTGCAGGGCCTCCTGAGCGGCGTCAACAAGTACTCCACGGCCCTGGGCCGCATCTGGCTGTCCGTGGTGTTCATCTTCCGTGTGCTGGTGTACGTGGTGGCGGCCGAGGACGTGTGGGACGACGAGCAGAAGGACTTTGACTGCAACACCCGCCAGCCGGGCTGCACCAACGTCTGCTACGACGAGTTCTTCCCCGTGTCCCACGTGCGCCTCTGGGCCCTGCAGCTCATCCTGGTCACGTGCCCGTCGCTGCTGGTGGTCATGCACGTGGCCTACCGGGAGGACCGCGAGCGCAAGCACCGCCTAAAGCACGGACCCAACGCCCCACCCCTGTACAGCAACCTGGGCAAGAAGCGGGGTGGGCTGTGGTGGACGTACCTGCTGAGCCTCATCTTCAAGGCAGCCGTGGACTCTGCCTTCCTCTACATCTTCCACCGCCTCTATCAGGACTACGACATGCCCCGCGTGGTGGCCTGCTCCGTGGAGCCTTGCCCCCACACCGTGAACTGCTACATCTCCCGACCCACGGAAAAGAAGGTCTTCACTTACTTCATGGTAGCCACTGCTGCCGTCTGTATCCTGCTGAACCTCAGTGAGGTCGCCTACCTGGTGGGCAAGAGATGCCTGGAGATCTTCAGCCCCAAGCACCGTCATTCTCGGCGCCGGGGTGACATGTGCCCACCTTATATCCTGTCATACAGAGAACACACCCAGAACGGGGACTCTGTCCCAATGAAGGCCGTGCCAGCTGCAGTGGACACAGGAATGTTTCCATAA